A genomic segment from Geminocystis sp. M7585_C2015_104 encodes:
- a CDS encoding DUF3611 family protein has protein sequence MTKDSEITSPPSLPPAIARVSRNLQRWGFWSFWLQLVLGIISGVTLLFATPALFNTQERKSGIQLGVFAAFVSVILLTAAIIIAFRYGRIGRRLENANPSVRPKKSETLRLIRVGLILNLVGMLFAIIGAETLVGIGLAKSLTLAPQLISPNPQQFVNSLDLLIIQANTNTIAAHFAGIVTSLILLERVSI, from the coding sequence ATGACTAAGGATTCAGAAATTACATCCCCCCCTTCGCTGCCACCCGCCATTGCTAGGGTATCCAGGAATCTCCAGAGATGGGGTTTTTGGAGTTTCTGGTTGCAATTAGTCTTGGGTATTATTTCGGGGGTTACCCTCTTGTTTGCCACACCTGCTTTGTTTAACACCCAGGAGAGGAAGAGTGGTATACAACTTGGAGTTTTTGCAGCCTTTGTCAGCGTGATTTTACTCACGGCCGCTATTATAATTGCTTTCCGTTATGGTAGAATCGGGAGGAGGCTGGAGAATGCCAACCCCTCTGTAAGACCAAAAAAATCGGAAACACTGCGCCTTATTAGAGTCGGTTTAATTTTAAACCTGGTGGGGATGTTGTTTGCTATAATCGGGGCGGAAACTCTGGTGGGTATAGGCTTAGCCAAGTCTCTAACCCTCGCGCCTCAGTTAATTAGTCCAAATCCCCAACAGTTTGTTAATTCTCTGGATTTACTGATTATCCAGGCTAATACTAACACAATTGCGGCCCATTTTGCCGGCATTGTAACTTCCTTGATTCTCTTGGAGCGTGTTAGCATATAG
- a CDS encoding DUF3285 domain-containing protein, translating to MTEKPSPTSTTAKETNKTREYSYVRLAMRNMVRKRNTSLKHFFLTVIGLLTFLVGISYLTR from the coding sequence ATGACAGAAAAACCATCACCTACTTCCACAACTGCCAAAGAGACAAACAAAACAAGGGAGTATAGCTATGTTAGACTGGCCATGAGAAACATGGTGCGAAAAAGAAACACCTCCCTGAAACACTTCTTCCTCACCGTTATAGGCTTATTAACCTTCCTGGTGGGAATTTCCTACCTCACCCGCTAG
- a CDS encoding DUF4033 domain-containing protein, translating into MSNREKKEYKDNWIDRLFIALFSRKMAKALGTKTRLRGYDGFVDLSKQIMTGRNPQQQQELVEKVLKSLIPPCVVFLIRTFFPPSKWVCEFNATFATILFEWLVGKSEVREVEIVGENGEIRRQKSGVYIHKCRYLEASGCVAMCVNMCKLPTQKFFTEYLRIPLTMTPNFEDFSCEMVFGKSPPPFTSEAVYNQPCLQDTCSQAVVSHPPRPCSKIRVV; encoded by the coding sequence ATGAGTAACAGGGAGAAAAAGGAATACAAAGACAATTGGATTGACAGATTATTTATTGCCTTATTTTCTAGGAAAATGGCAAAGGCCCTAGGCACGAAAACGAGGTTGAGGGGTTATGATGGTTTTGTGGACTTGTCAAAACAAATTATGACGGGGAGAAATCCACAGCAGCAACAGGAATTGGTGGAAAAGGTTTTGAAATCTTTAATTCCCCCTTGTGTAGTATTTTTGATTCGCACTTTTTTTCCCCCTTCCAAATGGGTATGCGAGTTTAACGCCACCTTTGCCACTATTTTATTTGAGTGGTTAGTAGGGAAATCGGAGGTGAGGGAAGTAGAAATTGTTGGGGAAAACGGGGAAATTCGTCGTCAAAAAAGTGGGGTATATATTCACAAATGTCGTTATCTAGAAGCTAGTGGTTGTGTAGCTATGTGTGTTAACATGTGTAAGTTGCCCACACAGAAATTCTTCACAGAGTATCTTAGAATTCCCCTGACTATGACTCCCAATTTTGAAGATTTTAGTTGTGAGATGGTGTTTGGCAAGTCTCCGCCACCGTTTACCAGTGAGGCGGTATACAATCAACCCTGTTTGCAAGATACCTGTAGTCAGGCTGTGGTTTCCCATCCCCCTCGACCTTGTTCCAAAATTAGGGTAGTCTAG
- the murQ gene encoding N-acetylmuramic acid 6-phosphate etherase, giving the protein MYRGHLLTEQINPASANLDLLSPLEIVDLFNQEDQKTIKAISLAREEIAKTIEVTADRLRQGGRLFYVGAGTSGRLGVLDAAECPPTFCTPPTMVQAILAGGQEAMMKSSEALEDSREDGAHAIISHGIDYRDVVIGITAGGTTPYVHGALEMAKQRGAVTVAISCVPREQVYIPADIDIRLLTGAEILAGSTRLKAGTATKMALNIISTGVMVQLGKVYGNRMVDVSVTNSKLLDRALRIIEDLTGLSRPEAEKLLYASNKQVKVALLMHWQNKTREEAEELLGQYNGHLRKALNHHHSPPRQD; this is encoded by the coding sequence ATGTATAGAGGACACCTGTTGACCGAACAAATTAACCCCGCCAGTGCTAACCTAGACCTGTTATCCCCCCTAGAAATTGTAGACCTTTTTAATCAAGAAGACCAAAAAACCATAAAAGCTATTAGTCTGGCAAGGGAAGAAATAGCGAAAACCATCGAGGTGACAGCAGACAGATTGAGACAGGGGGGGAGACTGTTCTACGTTGGTGCTGGCACTAGCGGCCGTTTGGGGGTACTGGATGCTGCCGAATGTCCTCCTACCTTCTGTACTCCCCCTACCATGGTACAGGCTATCCTCGCCGGTGGTCAAGAAGCTATGATGAAAAGTTCAGAGGCACTGGAAGACTCCCGAGAAGACGGCGCCCATGCTATAATCTCCCATGGGATTGACTATCGGGATGTAGTAATAGGTATTACGGCTGGCGGCACCACCCCTTATGTCCATGGGGCATTGGAAATGGCTAAACAGAGAGGGGCGGTTACCGTTGCAATCAGTTGTGTTCCAAGGGAACAAGTATATATCCCGGCAGACATAGATATTCGTCTTCTCACCGGGGCGGAAATTTTGGCAGGTTCAACACGATTGAAAGCGGGGACAGCTACAAAGATGGCCTTAAACATCATCTCTACTGGGGTGATGGTACAATTGGGAAAGGTATATGGCAACCGGATGGTGGATGTATCTGTCACCAATAGCAAGTTGTTGGATCGTGCCTTAAGAATTATAGAGGATTTGACAGGTTTATCGCGACCAGAGGCGGAGAAGCTATTATATGCCAGTAACAAGCAGGTTAAGGTAGCCTTGTTGATGCATTGGCAAAACAAAACTAGGGAAGAGGCAGAAGAGTTGTTGGGACAGTATAATGGACACTTACGCAAGGCTTTAAATCACCACCATTCCCCTCCACGGCAAGACTAG
- the tatC gene encoding twin-arginine translocase subunit TatC — translation MATGETKTGKDEKYWDEIPNPVEMSFFDHLEELRQRIFISLVSVLGCGIGCFVFVKPIIAWLEVPAKGVKFLQLSPGEFFFVSLQVAGYSGLLLASPMLLYQIVQFVLPGLTRRERRLLAPVVFGSSSLFFAGLVFAYYVLIPAALQFFINYGSDVVEQTWSISKYFQFVLLLMFSTGIAFQVPVIQLLLASLNLTNSQQMLSSWRFVVLTSLIAGAIITPSTDPLTQSLLAGAVLFLYLTGILLVKLIGK, via the coding sequence ATGGCTACTGGTGAGACAAAAACAGGGAAGGATGAAAAATACTGGGATGAAATTCCCAACCCGGTGGAGATGTCCTTTTTTGACCACCTGGAGGAGTTGCGACAACGTATTTTTATAAGCCTAGTCTCGGTATTGGGGTGTGGCATTGGTTGTTTTGTCTTTGTTAAACCCATAATTGCCTGGTTAGAAGTGCCAGCGAAGGGAGTAAAATTTTTGCAACTCTCACCGGGGGAATTCTTCTTCGTCTCCCTACAGGTAGCGGGTTATAGTGGCCTTCTGTTAGCCTCCCCCATGCTCCTATACCAAATAGTTCAATTTGTATTACCAGGGCTCACCAGACGGGAGAGGAGGCTCTTAGCTCCAGTAGTCTTTGGTTCCAGTTCCCTCTTTTTTGCCGGTTTGGTATTCGCCTATTATGTCCTAATTCCTGCCGCCCTTCAATTCTTCATCAACTATGGCAGTGACGTGGTAGAACAAACCTGGTCTATCAGTAAATACTTCCAGTTTGTACTCTTATTGATGTTTTCCACGGGGATTGCCTTCCAGGTGCCAGTGATACAACTGCTTCTTGCCTCCCTTAACCTGACCAACTCTCAACAGATGCTTTCCAGCTGGCGTTTTGTCGTCTTAACTTCACTAATTGCCGGTGCCATCATCACTCCTTCTACTGATCCCCTTACCCAGTCTCTTCTGGCAGGCGCTGTCCTTTTTCTTTACCTCACTGGTATTCTCCTGGTCAAACTGATCGGTAAATAA
- the ubiE gene encoding bifunctional demethylmenaquinone methyltransferase/2-methoxy-6-polyprenyl-1,4-benzoquinol methylase UbiE, with translation MNFTSSPSQIQHMFDRIAPVYDLLNDWLSLGLHRVWKQMTVNWSNPDPAGIAIDLCCGTGDLTFLLAKKIKKGKVIGVDFSPRLLAVAREKARRRGYDKIEWLEADVLKLPFPDNSIDCITMGYGLRNVVDIPAGMREIWRVLKPGKKAAILDFHRPDNGWLAAAQQWYLENIVVTAASFFGNQQDYAYIHPSIKRFPNGKQQIAIAKQIGFSQQTHYPLMGGMMGVLVLTK, from the coding sequence ATGAATTTCACTTCCTCGCCTTCCCAAATCCAACACATGTTTGACAGGATAGCCCCAGTCTATGATTTGCTCAACGACTGGCTAAGCCTTGGATTACACAGAGTGTGGAAACAAATGACTGTTAATTGGAGTAATCCAGACCCAGCGGGTATTGCAATAGATTTATGTTGTGGTACAGGGGATTTGACATTTCTACTGGCAAAGAAAATAAAAAAGGGGAAAGTAATAGGTGTAGATTTTTCACCCCGTCTATTAGCAGTGGCAAGGGAAAAAGCAAGAAGAAGGGGGTATGATAAAATAGAATGGCTGGAGGCAGATGTTTTAAAACTCCCTTTTCCAGACAACAGTATAGACTGTATCACCATGGGTTATGGTTTAAGAAACGTGGTTGACATTCCTGCAGGGATGCGAGAAATATGGAGGGTGTTGAAACCAGGCAAGAAGGCAGCAATCCTGGACTTTCATCGGCCTGACAATGGTTGGTTAGCGGCTGCCCAACAATGGTATTTAGAAAACATAGTAGTCACCGCCGCCTCTTTTTTTGGCAACCAACAAGACTATGCCTACATCCACCCCAGTATAAAACGCTTTCCCAATGGCAAACAGCAAATAGCCATAGCCAAACAAATTGGTTTCAGCCAACAAACACACTATCCCCTCATGGGGGGTATGATGGGAGTTTTAGTCTTAACCAAGTAA
- a CDS encoding chemotaxis protein CheW yields the protein MRSDFGFGQTGGGVKVKLLVFEVGSLNAALHIDVVQRVVNYTTIFGSGLNPFGVVHLEDKEVTVIDLHKMLFNTPQPLNPKGRKYLLLARNSVNEVFGIVITSPPELYDIPLKAIRVLPASYRKADTLRIASHVAVMGEEGEEKTIFILDPDQLIPQ from the coding sequence ATGAGAAGCGACTTTGGTTTTGGCCAAACAGGTGGTGGCGTTAAGGTAAAGTTGTTAGTATTTGAGGTGGGGAGTTTGAATGCCGCCCTACACATAGACGTGGTGCAAAGGGTGGTGAACTACACCACCATCTTTGGCAGTGGCTTGAATCCCTTTGGGGTCGTACATCTTGAAGACAAGGAGGTGACGGTGATAGACCTACACAAGATGTTGTTCAACACCCCACAGCCCCTCAACCCCAAAGGGAGAAAGTATTTGCTTCTGGCGCGCAACAGTGTCAACGAAGTGTTCGGCATTGTGATCACCTCCCCCCCGGAGTTGTATGACATACCCCTGAAAGCCATTAGGGTGTTACCTGCTTCTTATCGCAAGGCAGACACCCTCAGAATAGCTTCCCACGTAGCGGTGATGGGGGAGGAGGGGGAGGAGAAGACCATTTTCATTTTAGACCCAGATCAACTAATTCCGCAATAG
- a CDS encoding site-2 protease family protein gives MFSLADNFAILVISLMGLVIIIWGYTRAKPYGEIGILAWLQSIALMLPWLIFFFLLSFGIYLNLIAVIFFLVFSAAVYIYLGNRIRTKAKETIKTGLRVNPQSLEKTKEGQQTPEEKTPEETSSLAVTSETQITPIPEEELKEIKGIFSIDTFFATETIPYQDGVIFKGNLRGEAEFSHRTLSQKLREKLGDKYRLFLVETPEEKPVVVILPATNDPRPLSLAQKNLAFALFIVTIFTTMEAVAFLLGFDLVGNWQRWREVLPLTLGLWLILLAHEIAHHVVGRNRGVKVSLPFFLPSLQIGSFGAITRFESVIPNRSVLFDTAFAGPATGFLVSLLILIIGMSLSTGNEGLEIPTLFFRGSILVGSIAKFFFQSSLEADSIHVHPFTILGWLGLVINAINVLPAGQLDGGRMVQAIYGRKTCRRTTVGTLVVLGIVSLFNPINSLPFYWAIIILFLQRDLERPCLNELSEPDDTRAAWGLFMIFLSLATLIPITPSLATRLGIGIL, from the coding sequence ATGTTTAGTCTAGCAGACAATTTTGCCATTCTCGTCATCAGTTTGATGGGCTTAGTTATTATTATCTGGGGTTATACCCGTGCGAAACCTTATGGGGAAATTGGTATTTTAGCCTGGCTACAATCTATAGCTTTAATGTTGCCATGGTTGATATTTTTCTTCCTCCTCAGCTTTGGTATATACCTCAATCTAATTGCCGTTATTTTCTTTTTGGTTTTCTCAGCCGCGGTTTACATTTATCTCGGTAATAGAATTAGAACTAAGGCAAAAGAAACCATCAAAACTGGATTACGAGTCAATCCCCAGTCTCTTGAAAAGACAAAAGAAGGCCAACAGACTCCAGAAGAAAAAACTCCCGAGGAAACCTCCAGTTTAGCTGTCACATCAGAAACACAGATAACCCCCATACCAGAAGAGGAATTGAAGGAAATTAAGGGAATTTTCAGTATAGACACCTTCTTTGCCACCGAGACAATTCCCTACCAAGACGGGGTAATTTTTAAGGGAAATTTGAGAGGAGAGGCAGAATTTTCCCATCGCACTCTTAGCCAGAAATTAAGGGAAAAACTAGGGGATAAATATCGTTTATTCTTAGTAGAAACTCCCGAGGAAAAACCAGTGGTAGTAATCTTACCCGCCACTAATGATCCTAGGCCTCTCAGTTTAGCACAAAAAAATCTTGCCTTTGCCCTGTTTATAGTAACAATATTTACCACTATGGAAGCTGTTGCCTTCCTTTTGGGCTTCGACTTGGTGGGAAATTGGCAACGCTGGAGGGAGGTTTTACCCCTGACGCTGGGATTATGGTTAATACTCCTGGCTCATGAAATTGCCCATCATGTGGTAGGAAGAAATAGAGGGGTTAAAGTCAGTCTTCCCTTCTTTCTACCATCATTACAGATTGGTAGTTTTGGTGCCATAACCCGCTTTGAGTCGGTAATCCCCAATCGTAGTGTTTTATTTGATACCGCTTTTGCCGGACCTGCTACCGGTTTTCTGGTATCATTGCTCATACTGATTATAGGCATGAGTCTGTCTACCGGCAATGAGGGTTTAGAAATTCCTACTCTTTTCTTCAGAGGCTCAATCCTAGTAGGTAGTATAGCAAAATTCTTCTTCCAGTCCAGCCTAGAAGCAGATTCTATCCATGTACATCCCTTTACCATTTTAGGGTGGTTGGGTTTAGTGATCAATGCCATTAATGTGTTGCCCGCCGGACAGCTGGATGGTGGTAGAATGGTACAGGCCATTTACGGCAGAAAAACCTGTCGTCGCACCACCGTTGGTACACTTGTTGTACTAGGGATAGTTAGTCTGTTTAATCCCATCAACTCTCTTCCCTTCTACTGGGCCATTATCATTCTATTCTTACAACGAGACTTAGAAAGGCCTTGTTTAAATGAATTAAGTGAGCCAGATGATACCCGTGCTGCCTGGGGACTGTTTATGATATTCTTATCATTGGCCACTCTTATCCCTATCACCCCCAGTCTTGCCACTCGTTTAGGCATTGGCATACTTTAA
- a CDS encoding flippase-like domain-containing protein: MSLIFNCLGHLFSALVWSWILDLFKANLRGFSAICIYLVTNIAKYIPGNVWHFLGRVRAIEKKGDSLDLATVAVVIEPFLMAIAAALMTVVAFVFAEIENESWLLIWLIVTGIVAVCLMGINPKVINFILEKTKKISGKCCEKQLVKYPLKPLVGGIVFLILRGMAFTVLLMAFIPLKTSIVPVVIMAFSMAWLLGLIIPGAPGGLGVFEAVALAILEGKLLSSEKVIIVVAFFRVSSILAETIMAYLAWLLNPDI, translated from the coding sequence TTGAGTTTAATATTCAACTGTCTAGGACATCTTTTTTCTGCCTTGGTTTGGAGTTGGATTTTAGACTTGTTTAAGGCAAATCTGAGAGGATTTTCGGCAATATGCATTTATCTAGTCACTAACATAGCCAAATACATTCCGGGTAATGTTTGGCATTTTTTAGGAAGGGTAAGGGCGATTGAGAAAAAAGGAGATAGCCTAGATTTAGCCACCGTTGCCGTTGTAATTGAGCCTTTCTTGATGGCTATTGCTGCTGCTTTGATGACTGTTGTGGCTTTTGTATTTGCCGAGATTGAAAATGAATCGTGGTTATTAATTTGGCTAATTGTAACTGGGATTGTAGCCGTTTGCTTGATGGGGATTAATCCAAAAGTAATTAATTTTATCTTGGAGAAAACCAAGAAAATAAGTGGAAAGTGCTGTGAAAAGCAACTTGTAAAATATCCCCTAAAACCCTTGGTTGGTGGGATAGTATTCCTAATACTGAGAGGGATGGCATTTACTGTTTTGCTAATGGCATTTATTCCCCTAAAAACAAGTATTGTGCCAGTAGTTATAATGGCATTTAGTATGGCATGGCTACTAGGTTTAATTATACCAGGGGCTCCAGGGGGATTAGGGGTATTCGAGGCGGTAGCCTTAGCCATTTTGGAAGGAAAGTTGTTGAGTAGTGAGAAGGTGATTATTGTGGTAGCCTTTTTTCGCGTCTCTAGCATTTTAGCGGAAACTATCATGGCTTATTTAGCCTGGTTATTAAATCCAGATATCTAA
- a CDS encoding DUF4327 family protein produces the protein MPRKQVIHPMVKLQQQVSSLVNSKIVTPDDNIGKIALLFGKDWAFLKSELIAYGFSMQDPIRDLLVVEKWEDE, from the coding sequence ATGCCAAGAAAGCAAGTTATTCACCCGATGGTGAAGTTGCAACAGCAGGTGTCTTCTCTTGTCAATTCCAAAATAGTCACCCCCGATGATAATATTGGGAAGATAGCTCTGTTATTCGGGAAAGACTGGGCCTTTCTCAAATCGGAGTTGATAGCCTATGGGTTTTCCATGCAAGATCCGATTCGAGATTTGTTAGTGGTGGAAAAATGGGAGGACGAGTAG
- a CDS encoding glycoside hydrolase: MSHPLYVAFIWHQHQPLYKSRLSSHEFGGEYRLPWVRLHGIKDYLDLILVLEKYPKLQQTVNLVPSLILQLEEYASGKAMDPYLALTLTPVSQLTTAQKEFIINHFFDANYHNLIRPHRRYDELYQQRHHLGPRWCLKNWTEQDYSDLLAWHNLAWFDPIFWSDPQIGVLIEKGKGFTLADRKLIWEKQREIISRIIPQHRKMQNTGQLEVTTSPYTHPILPLLADTDVAKVAVPNISLPSRRFQWEEDIPRHLDRAWSIYEQRFGRQPRGLWPSEQSVSPAILPHVARRGFKWLCSDEGVLGISLHHYFYRDETGNVYDPERLYRPYRLKTPEGDLSIVFRDHRLSDLIGFSYSSMEHHQAAKDLIGHLEAISRTLKHKQPEGQTSLTQPWLVTIALDGENCWEFYEQDGRLFLESLYERLSRQDDIKLVTVSEFLEKFPPTAEIDSRYLHSGSWINANFTTWIGDPTKNKAWDYLSEARETLARHPEATEDVNPAAWEALYAAEGSDWFWWFGDPHHSAHDAIFDQLFREHLIALYQALNEPVPEYLYQPVEEPKSRENYIPGSFIHPPIDGSGEDEDWEKAGKITVGGSRGTMHRASVIPCIYYGWNHLYFFLRFDLRPGVQVGKELPSELHLAWYYVDRLGPNTRLPLTHVPEQEPLNYNYRHHLGIHIPSQTCWLEEAGYDGQWHARYCDGRVALGRSLEVAVPWRNLHVDPDQEIRLIAVLADNGEFREALLDNQLISLRVP; the protein is encoded by the coding sequence ATGTCTCATCCCCTGTATGTAGCGTTTATTTGGCATCAGCACCAGCCATTGTATAAATCCCGCCTATCAAGCCACGAGTTTGGTGGGGAATACCGTCTACCCTGGGTGAGATTGCATGGGATTAAGGACTATTTGGATTTAATTTTAGTACTAGAAAAGTATCCCAAGTTACAACAGACAGTAAACCTGGTGCCGTCGCTAATTCTACAGTTGGAGGAGTATGCCAGTGGGAAGGCAATGGACCCATATTTGGCGCTAACCCTGACGCCGGTATCTCAACTAACAACTGCCCAAAAGGAGTTTATAATCAATCATTTCTTTGATGCCAACTATCATAATCTGATCCGTCCCCACCGACGCTATGATGAATTGTACCAACAACGCCACCATTTGGGGCCTAGATGGTGTCTAAAGAATTGGACGGAACAGGATTACAGTGACCTACTGGCATGGCACAACCTGGCGTGGTTTGACCCGATTTTTTGGTCTGATCCTCAAATAGGTGTATTAATAGAAAAAGGAAAGGGGTTTACTCTAGCAGACAGGAAGTTGATCTGGGAAAAACAAAGGGAGATTATTAGTAGAATCATCCCCCAACACAGGAAAATGCAAAACACGGGACAGTTGGAGGTGACTACTAGCCCATATACACATCCTATTTTACCTCTGTTGGCAGATACAGATGTAGCTAAAGTAGCAGTACCGAATATTTCATTGCCCTCCCGTCGCTTCCAGTGGGAAGAAGACATACCACGTCATCTGGATAGAGCTTGGAGTATATACGAACAAAGGTTTGGCCGTCAGCCAAGGGGATTGTGGCCAAGTGAACAGTCTGTAAGTCCTGCTATTTTACCCCACGTGGCCAGAAGAGGGTTTAAGTGGTTGTGTTCAGATGAGGGGGTATTAGGCATCTCTCTACATCACTATTTCTACCGTGACGAGACTGGGAATGTTTATGATCCCGAGCGCTTGTATCGTCCCTACCGTCTAAAAACCCCTGAAGGGGACTTGAGTATAGTGTTTAGAGATCACCGGCTGTCGGATCTGATTGGCTTTTCCTACAGTTCCATGGAGCATCACCAGGCGGCTAAGGATTTGATAGGACACCTGGAGGCCATATCTCGCACCCTTAAACATAAACAACCAGAAGGTCAGACCAGTCTAACACAGCCGTGGTTGGTAACTATAGCCCTGGATGGAGAGAATTGTTGGGAATTTTATGAACAGGACGGGCGATTGTTCTTAGAATCTTTATACGAAAGACTATCCCGTCAGGATGACATTAAACTGGTTACCGTGTCGGAGTTTCTGGAGAAATTCCCCCCTACTGCCGAAATTGATAGCCGTTACCTCCACAGTGGTTCATGGATTAATGCCAATTTTACCACCTGGATTGGTGACCCCACTAAAAACAAAGCATGGGACTACCTGTCCGAGGCTAGAGAAACCCTGGCAAGACACCCAGAGGCGACAGAGGATGTAAATCCGGCAGCGTGGGAGGCATTGTATGCCGCTGAAGGCTCGGACTGGTTTTGGTGGTTTGGTGATCCCCATCACTCCGCCCATGATGCCATATTCGACCAGCTGTTTAGGGAACATTTAATTGCCCTGTATCAGGCCTTAAACGAACCAGTGCCTGAGTATTTATACCAACCTGTAGAGGAACCTAAAAGCCGGGAGAACTACATCCCAGGCAGTTTCATCCATCCCCCCATCGACGGGTCAGGGGAGGACGAAGACTGGGAGAAGGCAGGAAAAATCACTGTGGGCGGCAGTAGGGGCACTATGCATCGCGCCAGTGTCATCCCTTGTATTTATTATGGTTGGAATCACTTGTATTTCTTCTTAAGATTCGATTTGAGGCCGGGGGTTCAAGTGGGAAAAGAGCTGCCGTCAGAGTTGCACTTGGCCTGGTATTATGTGGACAGGCTTGGTCCTAATACTAGATTGCCCCTAACACACGTTCCGGAGCAGGAACCGCTAAACTATAATTACCGGCACCACCTTGGCATTCATATACCCAGCCAGACATGTTGGCTGGAAGAAGCAGGGTATGACGGCCAGTGGCATGCCCGTTACTGCGATGGTAGGGTGGCCCTAGGACGCAGTTTGGAGGTGGCTGTACCTTGGCGTAATCTTCACGTAGATCCGGATCAGGAAATACGTCTAATTGCGGTGTTGGCGGACAATGGCGAATTCAGAGAGGCCCTGTTAGACAACCAACTCATCTCCCTTCGTGTGCCATAA
- a CDS encoding DUF445 domain-containing protein produces the protein MPIDLAYWWRFLLPPLVGGIIGYFTNDLAINMLFRPYKPIYVFGRRLPFTPGLIPRNQERLAKKVADTILNSLLTPEELQHIAKRLLATERVKAVIFWLLQLGLQQINQNQEEKTAKILADILRDIFGDSLPKLLKTIARKGDFLETQINQIFDKVLLEFKLNENQARQLADWLLQFVLSPDIIRQGLVNFLTERNINVIDEGFREKTSGTYWVVANLFGVKNALTRLRSFCLDEKETANTRIKELLLSLEIRNRLKEFFLELSLQNLPVATVKQLRENINQTVRQYIQDKGPDLLHQLSENINWDNISLLIVHRLQSSSAVNSSLEFFSKELALIIERHLEKDLETIVAQAIPILSLDQVIIDRIKATTPQQLEIATQSLVKTELQAIVNLGGILGFLIGILQAIFLWFNQ, from the coding sequence ATGCCCATAGACTTGGCTTATTGGTGGCGTTTTCTCCTTCCTCCCCTTGTCGGTGGCATCATTGGTTATTTCACTAATGATTTGGCTATCAACATGTTGTTTCGCCCCTACAAACCTATTTATGTGTTTGGGCGAAGACTTCCCTTTACCCCCGGTTTAATCCCCCGCAACCAGGAGAGGTTAGCCAAAAAAGTCGCCGACACCATCCTCAATTCCCTTCTTACTCCTGAGGAATTGCAACACATCGCCAAGAGACTATTAGCCACCGAGAGGGTAAAAGCTGTTATCTTCTGGTTGTTACAACTGGGATTACAACAAATCAACCAGAATCAAGAAGAAAAAACTGCTAAAATCCTAGCCGACATTCTAAGAGATATTTTCGGCGATTCCCTGCCGAAGTTATTGAAAACCATTGCCAGAAAGGGCGATTTTTTGGAGACACAAATCAACCAGATTTTCGACAAAGTTTTGCTGGAATTTAAACTCAACGAAAATCAGGCAAGACAACTGGCCGACTGGTTGTTGCAATTTGTCCTTTCTCCTGATATAATCAGACAGGGTCTAGTCAACTTTTTGACCGAGCGTAATATAAACGTCATTGACGAAGGATTCAGGGAGAAAACAAGTGGCACCTACTGGGTGGTAGCTAATTTATTTGGGGTTAAAAACGCCCTGACTAGACTTAGAAGTTTCTGTTTAGATGAGAAGGAAACGGCAAACACCAGAATCAAAGAATTATTATTATCCCTGGAAATCAGAAACAGATTAAAAGAGTTTTTCCTGGAATTGTCCCTCCAGAATCTCCCCGTCGCCACCGTAAAACAATTAAGAGAAAATATCAATCAAACCGTCCGTCAATATATACAAGACAAAGGCCCAGACTTACTCCACCAACTCAGTGAAAACATAAACTGGGACAACATATCCCTTCTCATTGTACACCGTCTTCAGTCCTCCAGCGCCGTCAACAGTTCCCTAGAATTTTTCAGTAAAGAATTAGCTCTAATCATCGAAAGACATTTAGAAAAGGACTTAGAAACCATCGTAGCTCAGGCCATCCCTATTCTCTCCCTTGACCAGGTTATCATCGACCGCATTAAGGCCACAACCCCCCAACAACTAGAAATTGCCACTCAAAGCCTCGTCAAAACCGAATTGCAAGCCATTGTCAACCTAGGCGGCATTCTCGGTTTCCTCATCGGCATCCTTCAGGCCATCTTCCTCTGGTTTAATCAATAG